Part of the Methanomicrobia archaeon genome is shown below.
CCCATTCGGTCTCCATACAGGAGACACGGAACTCGCGCAGTGCTCCGTCCACCATCACAAAAATCGCGCCCCAATCTTCCTCGTCCGGCGTATTGTCTGGCGTGACCTCAACGGCAGCATACAAATACGCGCCGTCGCTGTGTAACCAGCCGTAGGTGTAGCCGTCAGGATGCGGTGTATCAGGCCTCCAGAAGACACTGAAGTCAGGTTCCTCCCGCTCTTCAAGCACACCATCCACCTTGATGCCACCATCGTCAACAATGGTGTGCGAGAGCGTATACCCCTTACGAAGCAGAGGATAATAGAGGGGACTGCCATGACTCTTCCCGAGGTCCTCTTCCATTGCACGCATCACCAACGTGGTATTCTCAGGCACGTTCTCCCAGCTTATCTCCACCGTGCTATTCCAGGCGTCGCAGACATCGTACTCAGGAGTGCGTATTTTATACAACACATTCTCCTTGTTCTCGATATGTACTGCTGAGCTGGGAACGTATAGCGCCTCGTCTTTCTGCACAGCCACATAGTCCACGTAAGCCGCGTCGTGCCCTCGCTGGGAGAGTCTGAGCGTGAGATTTCCCGCATCGTGCTCTAATTGAAGCTCACGCGTTTCATAATAAAAGAAGCTGAGTTCTCCCTGTTCGTCCCACGCCCCGTCGGTGAGTATGAGGACGTCAAAGGAATCCCCGCCCCCACCTGTATGGCCTGCTGCAGTGTTATTAATTAAGGTATTGTTATCGGAATTTTCAAGGACAAAGCCGTCCAAATTGTTCGACTCAGCAGTGTTGTCAATCAGTTTATTGTCATGTGAATCTCCGGCCAGATAGAAGCCATATATGCCGTTTAAGTTTGCCGTGTTGTTTGTGACAGTATTGCCCGAAGAAGATGCTATGTAGATGCCGTAGTCGCTCTCCGAGGCATTGTTGTTTGCGAGTGTGTTGTTATTGCTCGTATCGCTCGAATCCAACCAGTGGGATCCTAAGTAGATGCCCGCGCTCATTTGAACGCGGAAAGGGTTGGAATAGAACTCAGCTTCATTCGAGTTTGCGGTGTTGTTAACGATGTTGTTATTGCTCGAGCCTAACAGATAGATACTTGCCCAATTATTCGATGCGTTGTTGCTGGTTAATGTGTTGTTGTTTGCAGAATACAAGTAGATGCCCTCGTAGTTGTTATTAGCATTCACGTTTTCTATCCTTGAATTATTTGTGTAGGCAAGCATCACTCCCTGACAATTGTTTGTTAACGTTAAATTCTTCACCGTTATATCGTTGGAGTTTACAATCCCCACAAAGCCTGCATCGCTCGGGACCGTTTCACCACTGTGGTCTACCCAGTAATAAATCGGTTTTCCATCAATGGAATTTGTGGTGTCTATCTCCAGGATATAATCGGAAAGACTGAGGCCGCCAACACCGAAGTTGTATTCATTTCCCGAGAGCGTGTTATCGGTGAGCGTGCTGCCACCCGAATAATCCATCCAGACCCCCATTCCTTCGTTTGCGGTTACAGTGTTACTCGTAAGCGTGCTGCTGCTCGATTCCACAAGATAGATACCTTGTTGGTTGTTTGAGACGGTGTTCTCAGTGAGAATGCTGTGGCTCGAATAAAGCAAGCTGATGCCCCATATATAATAGGCCACCTTATAGTTATTTGAAACCGTATTGTTCGTAATGATGCTGTATCCCGAATGCACCAGCTCGATACCTTCCCCGTTGTCAAAGACCCTATTGTCGGAAACAGTGTTATGCCAGGAATAATAAGACACGAAGATGCCTGCCCCGTTTGAGTTTAGGGTGTTACCGGTGATACTGGTGTTGTTACAGAAATACTGGGAAATTATGCCATAACTATTTGATGAGGCATTATTGTCGGAAATCGTGTTATTGCTTGAATAATATTTCAAGCGGATGCCTGTGTAGCCATAGGATACGTTATTGTCGGAAATCGTGTTACCGCTTGAATAATTATGCAAGCAGATGCCTTCGATGGCTGAGGATACGTTATTGTTGGAAATATTGTTGCTGCTTGAATTATACAAGTAGATGCCTTCGTCGCTGTGGGATACGTTGTTGCTGGAGATCGTGTTGCTGCTTGAATTTCCTAGGTAGATACCGCCACCCCAGTAGGAGTGGGCCTTATACATGCTCGAAACGTTGTTGCTGGAGATCGTGTTGCTGCTTGAATTATACAAGTAGATGCATTCATCGCGGTTGCTCGAGAAATTGTTGCCGGAGATCGTATTGTTGTTTGAATTAAGCAAGTAGATCCCCCTACCCATAATAGCAGAATAATTTAAGAGGGTATTACCGGTGATAGCACTGTCATTGCAGAATTCTAAATAGATGCCCGGACCCGCCGTACCGTTGCCATCAAAGATGCAGTTCTTTATCATTGAGCCGGTTGAGTTATAGAGACTGATCCCCACACCTTTGAAAGATAACCCTTCTACCCGTATTGCTCCATGGATGTGTAGTTTAGCATCGTTCACCGTTACGTTAGGTTCAATTGTTAAGGTCGCACCCTCTTCTACTATTACAGGCCCTGATAGATTATAAGGGCTGCTTGCCGCGGTCCAGGTAGTATTCACGGTGATAGTCCCGTGCACCCTTCCGGTTTTCGCACTTACGGTAGCATTTTCTTCTTTAATGAGCCCACCACTCGAATTATAAACGCATATTGCGTAGATGTATAACTCCCCCTTAGTTAGCCCGAATTCATCTCGGTAAAAGGTGAGTGAGCGATTATCCGTCGTAAAAATGGGGCTATCATTCCTGAAAATCCGGTATGTCGAAAAATCCGCTGACGGATATTTCGACCAGTTCAGATCGACTATCGTGTTTCCAACGTAAAGGGCTTCCAGGGACACGGGTGCTGCGCTCGCGGTACCGCTCATGCAAACAAGAGCGGTGAAAAGCAACACAACAATGAGCAACAGGAGTGAACATAAAACAATCACTTTCTCGCCTACGCCTTTTTCTACACCTTCAGGCATGTGATAGTTACACCTCCCGTACCGAAATATGTTCACATGTCCATATAAAACTTTAGCTTTTGACCTACAGATAGAATATTATATGCAAAAAATTAGGCAGGTAAGATAAGATCAAAAGGACGTTTTTAACTAATAAGGGGAAGTAGCCTCGATGAGGTATAATAAGCTCTTCTATATTTGTACCGGTCTCAATTCCCTCGGGATGCAGCAGTCGTTCGATTCCAGAAGCTCAAAAAATCGTTATAAGAGGCTTCGTTCGTGTAGATCCGTTAATAAAAAGGGTAATGTCGTGAATAGAAGTTGGTTAGAGAGAAAAAGCGATGCCCATGCTGCCAGAAGAAGCTATGAAAAAGCGATGAATACGGAAGAAAAAGAATGAAAAAAGACGGCTGAGACCAGTTGACAGCCTTATTTTTTCTAAATAAAAGGTATGATCCACTTTTCTAAATTATAAATGGCTATTAACGAATAAAAACACAAAATAAGCTCTAAAATTGCTCTATTCCGGCATTTTTACCAGTAAATACGTGTCCTAATCTCCCCCTCCGCATGCTTTTTCCTTACATGTACGAGCCTGCTCTACCTCCTCCGATCGCGTGTTAAGACTTATGTGCGCCGAACATAAACAAAAGACACGAGGATACTCACGTGAATACCGAACCATCTGTAAAGGGCAGTCCCGATGTGAGATCTCAGAAGAAAGAGGAAACAGAGGGCGTAAAGACCCTATTGGGCGATCCGAAGAAGGCCATTATCACACTTGCATGGCCAATGATCGCGGCAATGTTCGTGCAAACAATTTATAATCTTGTCGATGCTGTCTGGGTTTCAGGTCTCGGTGCGGACGCGCTCGCGGCAATTGGTTTCGTTTTTCCCTTCTTCTTCATGGCTATGGCATTGTCCAATGGCTTGGGTATAGGCGCGGGTTCAGCCCTTGCCCGTCGGATTGGCGCGCGGGATAAAAAAGGTGCAGACAACGTAGCGGTTCATACGATCTGTATAATGGTGTTAGGTGTAGTGGCGTTTACCGTACCGCTCTTTCTCTTTACCGAAGAGTTATTCGCGCTCATTGGTGCGGGTAAGACCTTAGGCATGGCGGTCGCGTATGGTCGAATTATCTTTGCCGGGAGTATTTTCATCTTCTTCACGAACATAGCGAATGCGATACTGCGGGGCGAGGGTGATGCCAGGCGAGCAATGTATGCCATGGCGCTGGGCGCGGGTTTGAACATCGTTTTGGACCCCATTTTTATTTACACCCTCGGTTTAGGGGTTGCCGGTGCCGCATGGGCTACCATACTCTCACTGGGCATCACCTCGGTTATCATGCTAAACTGGCTGCTTTTCAAAAAGGACACCTACGTCTCCTTTGATTTCCGCGGTTTTCGATGTGATAAAACGATTGTCAAGGATATCTTCGGCGTTGGCCTACCAGCGGCGGTGATGCAGCTCTCCATGTCGTTCACCATGCTGATACTCAATGTCATAATTGTCATGGTGGGTGGCACAGATGGGGTAGCAGTCTATTCGACAGGATGGCGTGTGGCAAGTATAGCGGTTCTACCGACGATCGGTATCGCCACCGCCGTCGTCCCGGTAAGCGGTGCTGCGTTTGGTGCGCGCTCCTTTGAGAAGGTGAGTATCGCGCATCTCTATGCGACAAAAATGGGTTTTTTGATGGAGACGGCGATCGCGGTGGCAACCTTTGCGCTCGCACCGCAGATAGCTGCGGTATTTACACAAGTCGAGGCGGCAGCGCATATAGCCCCTGATTTGACACTCTTCCTCCGAATAATCTGTCTGTTCTACCCCGCAATATCGTTCGGCATGCTCTCTTCCTCTGTCTTTCAAGGTACGGGGAAGGGGATGTACGCACTGCTTGTCACCCTTTTGCGGACGATCATTCTCACGCCGTTGCTTGCGGTTATATTCGCATTCTACCTCGAATGGGGCCTCGTGGGCGTCTGGTGGGGGCTGGTTGCCGCAAATATCACGGGTACAATGCTGGCATTCTCGTGGGCAAGGCTGTACATACGGGGGCTGTTGAAGGCGCAGACGGGTTAGAAGCCGCGCACGGGCTTGCTTATTACGTTTTGTATTTGTAATACCCTACCTCCTTCAAAATCGCTACCACTTCATCATCTTCGAGGTCATACCATCGCTTATACGCATCAGCGACGGCAAAGGTTCTCCCCATTCGTATGTTCAAGCAGACAATCGTGTCGGCTTCTTTTCGAATCTTTTGGATAGCACTCAGCGAGGCGGTGGGCACGGCAACGACAATCTCCTCAGGCTTCTTTTTCCGCAATGATGTGAGTGCAACGAGCATGGTAAAGCCGGACGCTAAACCGTCATCAACAACGATTGTCACTTTACCCGTAACATCAGGGAAGGGCTTATCGCTCCGAAACAACTTCAATCTCCGTTCAATTTCTTCTTGCTCCGCTGCGATACAGCGCTCGACCTCCTCGTGCGAAAGCCTGAGGAGTTCTAAGAGGGGCTCGTTAAATAAAATTGAGCCGTCCCACGCGAGCGCGCCGAAACCCGCTTCGCGATTCCATGGTATATGGATCTTCCTCACGACCAACACGTCAAGAGGCAGATGTAACCGCGTTGCAAGCATGGCAGCGACGGGAACGCCGCCGGCCGGTATCGCGAATATGACCGCATCCGTTCCCGTGTAATCCGTAAGCTTCTCCGCCAGTACCGTACCGGCGTTTGATCGATCCTCAAACACAAACGTTTTGTTTCGTAGTTGCGGCACTTCGATGAGGTTTCCACTTTTCCTTTCTCTCGCCATGGGCGACAGCACTCCTCCCGTAAACGGTGAGGCCTATTGTAGCTCCATCAGCTTGCGTTTCACCGCCTCGACGTGTCCTTTGACCTTCACCCGGGGCCACACATAGGCGATTTTACCCGCAGGATCTATCAAAAACGTGCTGCGAACAACGCCCCAGAACTCGCGGCCGTATAATTTCTTCAACTGCCACACGCCGAACTTTTTCAAGACCGCTTGCTCACCGTCACTCAATAACGTTACCTTGAGGTTGTACTTCCCAGCGAATTTGGAGTGGCTTTCCACGGAATCGGCATTCACACCGAGAACGATGGCATTTAACTTCTCGAACTCGTCTAATGCGTCGGTGAAATCGGCAGCCTCACGTGTGCAGCCGCTGGTATTGTCCCGTGGATAGAAGTAGAGAACGACCCATATGCCTTTGAAGTCGCGCAGGCAAGCCTCCTTGTTATCCTTGTCGGGGAGGCAAAAGTCCGGTGCGAGGTCTCCAATCTTTAATTCCGCTGTTTGCACAGTCATCGTAACACCCATATGCTCTCTTCTCAGCGGGGTACTTTCTTACCCCTCCTGTAACTAGAGTATATACATAGATCCACGTATAAAGAGATAACTAAAAAGTGATTCACCATGTTGAAACGGGCGCTGGGTCTCTGGCACATCACTTTGATGAGCATCGGTGTCATTCTCGGTGCGGGCATTTATGTAAT
Proteins encoded:
- a CDS encoding MATE family efflux transporter, with translation MIAAMFVQTIYNLVDAVWVSGLGADALAAIGFVFPFFFMAMALSNGLGIGAGSALARRIGARDKKGADNVAVHTICIMVLGVVAFTVPLFLFTEELFALIGAGKTLGMAVAYGRIIFAGSIFIFFTNIANAILRGEGDARRAMYAMALGAGLNIVLDPIFIYTLGLGVAGAAWATILSLGITSVIMLNWLLFKKDTYVSFDFRGFRCDKTIVKDIFGVGLPAAVMQLSMSFTMLILNVIIVMVGGTDGVAVYSTGWRVASIAVLPTIGIATAVVPVSGAAFGARSFEKVSIAHLYATKMGFLMETAIAVATFALAPQIAAVFTQVEAAAHIAPDLTLFLRIICLFYPAISFGMLSSSVFQGTGKGMYALLVTLLRTIILTPLLAVIFAFYLEWGLVGVWWGLVAANITGTMLAFSWARLYIRGLLKAQTG
- a CDS encoding phosphoribosyltransferase, translating into MARERKSGNLIEVPQLRNKTFVFEDRSNAGTVLAEKLTDYTGTDAVIFAIPAGGVPVAAMLATRLHLPLDVLVVRKIHIPWNREAGFGALAWDGSILFNEPLLELLRLSHEEVERCIAAEQEEIERRLKLFRSDKPFPDVTGKVTIVVDDGLASGFTMLVALTSLRKKKPEEIVVAVPTASLSAIQKIRKEADTIVCLNIRMGRTFAVADAYKRWYDLEDDEVVAILKEVGYYKYKT
- a CDS encoding peroxiredoxin, whose product is MTVQTAELKIGDLAPDFCLPDKDNKEACLRDFKGIWVVLYFYPRDNTSGCTREAADFTDALDEFEKLNAIVLGVNADSVESHSKFAGKYNLKVTLLSDGEQAVLKKFGVWQLKKLYGREFWGVVRSTFLIDPAGKIAYVWPRVKVKGHVEAVKRKLMELQ